The Chitinophaga flava genome has a segment encoding these proteins:
- the ung gene encoding uracil-DNA glycosylase, which yields MDVQIEESWKEILKDEFNKTYFAEIVMHLKHERALGKTLYPAGNNIFNAFQKTPFNDVKVVILGQDPYHGPGQAHGLSFSVPDGIKPPPSLVNIYKEMKSDLGLEIPQSGNLTKWAEHGVLLLNAFLTVRAGEPASHSKIGWENFTDAVIRKISDQKRDVVFLLWGRFAQDKQILIDATKHHILKAAHPSPFSAANGFFGCRHFSKTNELLLKAGIEPVDWRL from the coding sequence ATGGACGTTCAGATCGAAGAAAGCTGGAAAGAGATACTCAAGGACGAGTTCAACAAGACCTATTTTGCGGAGATTGTCATGCACCTGAAACATGAGAGAGCATTGGGTAAAACCCTGTACCCTGCTGGAAACAACATCTTCAATGCATTTCAGAAAACCCCTTTTAATGATGTCAAAGTAGTGATACTGGGACAAGATCCCTATCATGGTCCCGGACAGGCACATGGCCTCAGTTTTTCTGTGCCCGATGGCATTAAACCACCCCCTTCTCTCGTTAACATCTATAAGGAAATGAAAAGCGACCTTGGTCTGGAGATCCCGCAAAGCGGCAATCTCACCAAGTGGGCCGAACATGGCGTACTCCTGCTAAACGCCTTCCTGACAGTAAGGGCCGGCGAACCTGCCTCCCACAGCAAAATAGGCTGGGAGAACTTCACCGACGCTGTCATCCGTAAAATATCCGACCAAAAAAGAGATGTGGTATTCCTGCTCTGGGGACGCTTTGCCCAGGACAAACAAATCCTGATAGACGCCACCAAACACCATATTTTGAAAGCGGCTCATCCCTCCCCTTTCAGCGCCGCCAATGGCTTTTTCGGTTGTAGACATTTTTCCAAAACCAATGAACTCCTGCTGAAAGCTGGCATCGAACCGGTAGACTGGCGTCTCTAA
- a CDS encoding lysophospholipid acyltransferase family protein, with the protein MLKNILGRIYALYALLLFAGMMLIVLIPVSIASFWPEPVPTRVFIAIGRRWMNIYLPLIGCPTRLKGMENFAPGQTYVIVCNHNSLMDVPITTGYIPGANKTLAKASMGKIPLFGILYRIGGILVDRSSEASRKQSIVDMKEALSRGIHMLLYPEGTRNRTADPLKSFYDGAFALAIDTQTPLMPSVLFNTKKILPPEKTFFAWPHRIEYHVLPPIPTTGMTRDDLPALKEKVFRLMWDYYEANNKD; encoded by the coding sequence ATGTTAAAAAATATACTGGGAAGAATTTACGCACTATACGCATTGTTATTGTTTGCTGGTATGATGCTGATCGTTCTGATCCCTGTCTCGATTGCCTCGTTCTGGCCTGAGCCTGTACCTACACGTGTTTTTATCGCTATAGGCCGCAGATGGATGAACATATACCTACCGTTGATCGGCTGCCCTACAAGGCTGAAAGGGATGGAAAACTTTGCCCCTGGTCAAACCTATGTGATCGTATGCAACCACAACTCACTGATGGATGTACCGATCACCACCGGTTATATACCTGGTGCCAATAAAACCCTGGCTAAAGCCTCCATGGGTAAGATTCCGCTGTTCGGTATACTGTACAGAATCGGCGGCATCCTCGTAGACCGCAGCAGTGAAGCCAGCCGTAAACAAAGTATTGTGGACATGAAAGAAGCCCTCTCCAGGGGCATCCACATGCTCCTGTATCCGGAAGGTACCCGCAACCGTACCGCAGACCCGCTGAAATCGTTCTATGACGGCGCCTTCGCACTGGCCATAGATACACAGACGCCGCTGATGCCTTCGGTACTGTTTAATACAAAAAAAATCCTGCCGCCCGAAAAAACATTCTTCGCCTGGCCGCATCGTATCGAGTACCACGTGCTCCCACCCATCCCTACCACCGGGATGACCCGCGATGATCTGCCCGCATTAAAAGAAAAAGTATTCCGGCTGATGTGGGATTATTATGAGGCAAATAATAAAGACTAA